The genomic interval TAAAGGAAATAGTCCTTTTGTTTTTCAGTAATCACCCTCATCACATTAATCATCGTCTCTTTACGCTGCTCTAATGCTCTTTGAAGCCATTTACCCTGTGTTAGCTTTTTAGAATAATAGTCTTTCGTTTCAAGATCTAACTTGTTTGGAATATCTGATTCTATAGGTTGATTGAATAGTAGTTGCGGCATAAGCTCGTCATTATAAATAATTTGCAATTCATTATTTGACCTTCTTACGATGATGTCTGGAGTCACATATGTTGATTCATTACTTTCATACTTTAAGCCAGGTCTAGGCTCAAGCGTTTTAATTAAATGTTGTATTTCTTGTATTTCACAAATTGAAATAGTAAGCTTTTTCGCCAGGTCCTTCCAAGACTTTTCGGCAAAAGCTTGAAAATGATCGGATATGATATGTTCAGCTGTCATATTTCGAACAGGAAGTCGTCTAAGTTGTAATAAAATACATTCCTGAAGTGAGCGGGCACCAATGCCTGCAGGATCTAGACTTTGCAATAAATATAGCTTGCTCTCAAGAAATTCGTCGGATACGTTCAAGACACTTGCCAGTTCACCTAGGTCATCCTTTAAATAACCATTTGCATCAAGTGCATTGATTAGTAGTTCTAAACAAACTCTATCCTTTCTTTTCATCGAAAAATCAATTAATTGATTTCGCAAATGATCTCGAAGATTCGTTTTATCCTGCAATGTATTTTCGATAAAGGATTGCTTATCCGAAGATTTAGCCCTTTGCTGTCTATACGGTGTACTATACGTTTCGCGCACTTCAATAAGGGGATTTTCCATTGTGAGTTCCTGGACATATGAAAGGAGATCAGCTGATGAATATTGTAATAAAGTGATTGCTTGCTGTAACTCTTGAGTCATTTTTAATTTTAACGATTGTTCTTGTATTAACCCAATTTTCATTTTATTTCCC from Metabacillus sediminilitoris carries:
- the rpoN gene encoding RNA polymerase factor sigma-54: MKIGLIQEQSLKLKMTQELQQAITLLQYSSADLLSYVQELTMENPLIEVRETYSTPYRQQRAKSSDKQSFIENTLQDKTNLRDHLRNQLIDFSMKRKDRVCLELLINALDANGYLKDDLGELASVLNVSDEFLESKLYLLQSLDPAGIGARSLQECILLQLRRLPVRNMTAEHIISDHFQAFAEKSWKDLAKKLTISICEIQEIQHLIKTLEPRPGLKYESNESTYVTPDIIVRRSNNELQIIYNDELMPQLLFNQPIESDIPNKLDLETKDYYSKKLTQGKWLQRALEQRKETMINVMRVITEKQKDYFLYGKNQLKPLTLKNIAEILDIHESTVSRTVKDKYVQTPHGLVSMKSFFSNKLDEEKGEISTTSVKIRLKELIDAEDKNKPLSDQKIANSLKASYGITISRRTVTKYREQLNIPTSGIRKQY